In a genomic window of Magnolia sinica isolate HGM2019 chromosome 16, MsV1, whole genome shotgun sequence:
- the LOC131229330 gene encoding probable mannitol dehydrogenase isoform X8, which translates to MSKSPEEEHPQKAFGWAARDTSGVLSPFKFSRRANGEDDVTLKVLYCGICHTDLHAVKNEWGNSVYPLLPGHEIVGVVTQVGPNVSKFKVGDKAGVGFLSESCKSCSTCHQGWENYCPKMMSIYNSTYHDGTMTYGGYSDMLVVNQNFAICFPENLPLDSGAPLLCAGITVYSPMRYFGLSEPGMHLGVVGLGGLGHVAIKFGKAFGMKVTVISTSPSKEKEAIERLGADSFLVSRNPAQMEAATDTMDGIIDTVSAVHPIEPLMGLLKFNGKLVIVGLPDKPLEVPAFSLVMGRRTVAGSFIGGIKEAQEMIDFAAKHNITADIEVIPMDYVNTAMERLAKADVRYRFVIDVGNTLKAP; encoded by the exons atgtcGAAATCTCCAGAGGAAGAACACCCTCAAAAGGCATTTGGGTGGGCTGCAAGAGACACTTCTGGAGTCCTCTCCCCTTTCAAATTCTCTAGAAG GGCGAACGGCGAGGATGATGTCACGCTCAAGGTACTCTACTGCGGAATCTGCCATACCGATCTTCACGCCGTTAAGAACGAGTGGGGAAATTCCGTCTACCCCTTGCTCCCAGG GCACGAGATCGTCGGTGTAGTGACCCAAGTGGGGCCTAATGTATCAAAATTCAAGGTTGGAGACAAGGCAGGCGTCGGGTTCTTGTCTGAATCATGCAAATCATGCTCCACTTGCCATCAAGGCTGGGAAAATTACTGTCCCAAGATGATGTCCATCTATAATTCCACATACCACGATGGCACTATGACGTATGGTGGATACTCTGATATGCTGGTGGTCAATCAGAACTTTGCAATCTGCTTCCCAGAGAACTTGCCACTTGATAGCGGCGCACCACTACTGTGTGCCGGTATTACTGTGTATAGCCCAATGAGGTATTTCGGGCTCAGTGAACCAGGCATGCATCTAGGAGTGGTTGGACTCGGTGGGCTCGGTCATGTTGCAATTAAGTTTGGCAAGGCCTTTGGGATGAAGGTTACTGTAATCAGTACATCTCCCAGCAAGGAGAAGGAAGCTATCGAACGACTCGGTGCTGACTCATTCCTGGTCAGCCGTAATCCGGCACAGATGGAG GCTGCCACAGACACTATGGATGGTATCATCGATACAGTCTCAGCAGTGCACCCGATCGAGCCGTTGATGGGTCTGCTGAAGTTTAATGGGAAGCTGGTTATAGTGGGTCTACCGGATAAGCCTCTCGAGGTACCAGCATTTTCTCTGGTTATGG GGAGGAGAACGGTGGCTGGAAGTTTCATTGGAGGAATCAAAGAGGCCCAAGAGATGATTGACTTTGCAGCCAAGCACAACATCACGGCGGACATCGAGGTTATTCCAATGGACTATGTGAACACGGCCATGGAGCGGCTTGCGAAGGCGGACGTACGATACCGATTCGTCATTGATGTGGGGAACACCTTGAAAGCTCCATGA